The Candidatus Cloacimonadota bacterium genome includes a window with the following:
- a CDS encoding ABC transporter ATP-binding protein, translating to MILKASHLSKTYIDSDQRIEVLKDASLEVNAGELICITGKSGCGKSTMLHIMGLLDTPDSGDLIICDKSIQSNSPQASSIRNQELGFVFQFHYLIDDLTATENVALPLLISGINESSAKLRAKELLVLLGLEQRLNRYPNQLSGGEQQRVSLARALANKPKLVLADEPTGNLDPSHSNEVWEMIRKLNHDLNQAFVIVTHDIEASRKATNSYELTDGRLIQLKA from the coding sequence ATGATATTAAAAGCAAGCCATCTTAGCAAAACATACATAGATAGCGATCAGAGAATTGAAGTTCTAAAGGATGCATCATTAGAAGTGAATGCAGGGGAGTTGATTTGTATTACTGGTAAATCTGGATGTGGTAAAAGTACTATGCTACACATAATGGGTCTTTTAGATACACCAGATAGCGGAGACTTGATTATTTGTGATAAATCAATTCAGTCAAACAGCCCTCAAGCATCGTCGATTCGCAACCAAGAGCTTGGTTTTGTATTTCAATTCCACTACCTAATAGATGATCTTACTGCTACAGAAAATGTAGCTTTACCATTACTAATATCTGGAATTAATGAAAGTTCTGCAAAATTAAGGGCTAAAGAACTTTTAGTACTTTTAGGCTTGGAACAGCGCTTGAATAGATACCCAAATCAGCTATCTGGGGGAGAACAACAAAGAGTTAGTTTAGCTCGTGCTCTTGCAAACAAACCCAAATTGGTTCTTGCAGATGAACCTACAGGGAATCTGGATCCCTCACATAGTAATGAGGTATGGGAAATGATAAGAAAGCTGAACCACGATCTAAATCAGGCTTTTGTAATCGTTACACACGATATTGAAGCCTCACGCAAAGCCACAAACAGCTATGAATTAACTGATGGAAGGTTAATACAGCTCAAGGCTTAA
- a CDS encoding FtsX-like permease family protein — MEILERFFLKRYIKYPKRNLFRFSSIAMVLGIILSVGILSAGLHLFQGYESTLKKLLLESFAHVGISSSDGSLMSNEETENACKTLTEHNEVLSCVPVLQFALMAQNKDKVRAASLKCYKTEETAPYHPYIVSGRPKIASGEVIVGHYLLAELGLALGDTINLNYPRLDNITPLGIPSTQYDYIIAGVFRSGYYENDRNLVISTVEDARTLMMIPEGFSRIEILLKDADEAPVLARSFIEELGYEYMAMPWNIYAESLLRLVTIEKWLIFIVFSFLVLIAGINVISTVSTTIIDRQSEIAVLKTLGAASHTIRRLFAIRVGLVAIISVLIGQIFGILLSWLVEKQTFYRLKGDVYFIDTLGANITIPNILIVFLVASLLIFICIMIPLKQIERLQVIEIIRKKYA; from the coding sequence ATGGAAATACTTGAACGCTTCTTTCTTAAACGTTATATAAAGTATCCAAAGCGAAACTTGTTTCGCTTTAGTTCTATTGCTATGGTATTGGGAATAATTTTATCTGTAGGAATCTTATCTGCGGGATTACATCTTTTTCAGGGTTACGAATCAACCTTAAAGAAGCTACTTTTAGAAAGCTTTGCCCATGTTGGGATTAGCTCATCTGATGGCAGTTTGATGAGCAATGAAGAAACAGAAAATGCCTGTAAAACACTTACAGAACATAATGAAGTTTTAAGCTGTGTTCCAGTGTTACAATTTGCCCTAATGGCTCAGAACAAAGATAAGGTACGGGCTGCCAGCTTAAAATGCTATAAAACCGAAGAAACTGCTCCTTATCATCCATATATAGTTTCTGGAAGACCAAAGATCGCATCTGGTGAAGTGATTGTAGGGCATTATCTGCTAGCTGAGTTAGGATTGGCGCTTGGAGATACTATAAATCTGAACTATCCTAGGTTGGATAATATCACTCCTTTGGGAATACCAAGCACACAATATGATTATATAATTGCAGGCGTATTTCGATCTGGATACTATGAAAATGACCGAAACTTGGTTATATCAACTGTAGAAGATGCTCGTACTTTGATGATGATACCAGAAGGTTTTAGTAGAATTGAGATACTACTTAAAGATGCTGATGAAGCGCCGGTTTTGGCACGATCTTTCATCGAAGAACTGGGCTATGAGTATATGGCGATGCCGTGGAATATTTATGCAGAGAGTTTGTTAAGGTTGGTAACAATAGAAAAGTGGTTGATTTTTATTGTTTTCAGTTTTCTGGTGTTGATAGCGGGGATCAACGTAATATCCACAGTTAGCACTACGATAATAGACAGACAATCTGAGATTGCTGTATTAAAGACTCTCGGTGCTGCTTCACATACGATCAGAAGGCTTTTTGCAATTCGGGTAGGATTGGTGGCGATAATTTCTGTTTTAATTGGGCAGATATTTGGGATTCTGCTTTCTTGGTTGGTTGAGAAACAAACCTTTTATCGTTTGAAAGGAGATGTGTATTTTATCGATACTTTAGGGGCAAACATCACTATACCTAATATATTAATCGTATTCTTGGTTGCAAGTTTATTGATTTTTATCTGTATAATGATACCGCTGAAACAAATTGAGAGATTACAAGTAATTGAGATTATCAGAAAAAAATACGCTTGA
- a CDS encoding glycosyltransferase family 2 protein codes for MLISFVIPVLNEEDSLSQLYTEILANIHDHDYEIILIDDGSTDGSFGIMSQLATNDKNVRVIKFRRNFGKAAALQQGFELAIGDVVFTIDADLQDNPVEIPAFLQKIDEGYDMVSGWKKKRQDPLHKRIPSKLFNSVTARTFKLKLKDYNCGFKAYRNEVVKELNLYGEMHRYIPALVDSLGFRVTEIAVQHRARKYGHSKYGLERYLRGFFDLLTVRMVTHYIKSPLYLFGRVGLISCLMGTGITVYLAIMKIFWGMALSNRPLLLLGILMILGGLQFISLGLISELIVNRIDSSKRLPLSIETTINIWQEPEDGNT; via the coding sequence ATGCTGATATCATTTGTAATTCCCGTTTTAAACGAAGAAGATTCACTTTCCCAGCTTTATACTGAAATATTGGCTAATATCCATGATCATGATTATGAGATTATTCTTATAGATGATGGTTCTACTGATGGTAGTTTTGGCATCATGAGTCAGTTAGCCACTAATGACAAAAATGTAAGGGTCATAAAGTTTAGACGTAATTTTGGAAAAGCAGCTGCCCTTCAACAAGGATTTGAGCTTGCTATTGGTGATGTAGTCTTTACTATAGATGCCGATTTGCAAGATAATCCGGTGGAAATTCCGGCTTTTTTGCAAAAGATTGATGAGGGTTATGATATGGTTTCGGGATGGAAGAAAAAGCGACAAGATCCACTACATAAAAGAATTCCATCAAAACTCTTTAACAGTGTAACTGCTCGTACATTCAAGCTTAAACTCAAGGATTATAATTGCGGATTTAAGGCATACAGGAATGAAGTAGTTAAAGAATTAAATCTATATGGCGAGATGCATCGCTATATACCGGCCTTGGTAGATTCTTTGGGCTTTCGGGTAACCGAAATTGCCGTACAACACAGAGCTAGAAAATATGGACACAGCAAGTATGGATTAGAACGCTATTTAAGGGGTTTTTTTGACCTGCTTACGGTAAGAATGGTAACACATTACATAAAGAGTCCATTGTATCTATTTGGTAGAGTTGGGCTTATATCGTGTTTAATGGGTACGGGTATTACGGTATATCTTGCGATAATGAAGATATTTTGGGGCATGGCTTTATCGAACAGACCATTGCTACTATTAGGTATTTTAATGATTCTTGGAGGATTACAATTCATATCTTTGGGGTTAATCTCAGAATTAATCGTTAATAGAATTGATTCATCCAAGCGTCTGCCTTTATCTATTGAAACAACAATAAACATATGGCAAGAGCCGGAAGATGGAAATACTTGA
- a CDS encoding phosphatidate cytidylyltransferase: protein MIPLGYRYILGYNRRIAFVILLAALVISLVIEFHRFWQRSFRKTFHRLFGMILRKHELNDFTGATYLLVASLLCVAFFDEPIAAASIAFLSIGDTFAALIGINFGKRRFLRNGKSLEGSLACFASCAIFGLWWLPNPWMAIIGALAATASELCKIPLDDNIKIPVGSALAMTITSLFI, encoded by the coding sequence GTGATACCTTTGGGCTATCGTTATATTTTGGGTTACAATCGTCGGATTGCTTTCGTAATATTATTAGCCGCATTAGTAATTAGCTTGGTTATTGAGTTTCACCGTTTTTGGCAACGTAGCTTTAGAAAGACTTTTCATCGATTGTTTGGTATGATCCTAAGAAAACATGAACTAAATGATTTTACTGGTGCAACATATTTATTGGTAGCAAGCTTGTTATGCGTGGCTTTTTTTGATGAACCTATAGCCGCAGCATCTATAGCATTCTTAAGTATAGGAGACACATTTGCTGCTCTTATAGGCATAAACTTTGGCAAACGCAGGTTTTTGCGAAATGGTAAGAGCTTAGAAGGCAGCTTGGCATGTTTTGCATCTTGCGCTATTTTTGGTTTGTGGTGGCTGCCCAATCCATGGATGGCAATCATTGGAGCATTGGCTGCTACTGCTTCCGAATTGTGCAAGATTCCCTTGGATGATAATATCAAGATTCCCGTTGGTTCGGCTTTAGCGATGACAATTACGAGCCTATTCATATAA